The genomic region TGCCCATCTGTGTTTTTATTCCAAAGAAAAGCCCAGCAGAGTGCTCAGCTATGTGGACGCACGCAGGTTCGGCAGCTGGCAGCCGCACGGAACCTGGCAGCCTGACAGAGGGCCCTGCATCATGTTCGAGTACGAAAGCTTCAGGTTAGAGATGTAAATGTGAAATCTAAAAAGGTTATCACTTGACACGTTGGTGACGACTTCGCAGGGAGAACGTGGTGTCGCACCTGTCTGACCGTACCTTTGACAGGCCCATCTGTGAAGTCCTGCTCAATCAGAAGTACTTCAATGGCATCGGCAACTATCTCAGGGCGGAAATTCTTTACAGGTGAAGAAGGATGGGCTGCATCAAGAAAATACAATAGCTTTGAGTGTTTCAACCAAACATGCATCATACTCAGTCTAATATTTTGCTCCTGCCATATATTAGTAATGAGGTAACCACAGTGTTAGGAAAACGGTAGCAATGCatacaaaaatcacaaaaaaaaatatgctccaATATATTTGTTAAAGCTGAATTGGATTGCTTAGGTGTGTCTAAGAATTCTGTAagtttaaagtttaaaaaataaataaatctaagcTAGTGGAGTTCAAAATCAGATCAAGTCATTCTATGGTCCCAGtgctgcacaaaaaaataaaaatctgataaTTATTAGGAACGGGCAAGTACTGATGCCAAATACTGTATCAGTTATCGGGCCTTTAACTGATacttaggaaaaaaacaaatctgacaTCAAGTCCTCCTTGCCAGTGGTTGGCGCTTTATTGCAGCAGTTTGACAACATTGAGTCCGACATGGGAAACTACTTTTCCAGAGACTACTttctacctcttttttttttttttaaattaaaaatcatgGATTATTTTCTCATGTAATATTTCTTGAGATGgtgaattttgtgttttcattagTATTAGTTATAATcatctaaataaaataacttaaaacattatttccaAGATGGCCGACAGGAAgtggatatttttaaacaatatttttaacaGTTTATATTTAAACAACTATTGCAACTCCACACTGTTGAAATTTCtgggtaaaaaatattaaatataagtcAGGTAAATTGTCCAATTGACTGCCCCTTGTGATCATaatgaaaaatctaaaactattATAATGCTAGTTAATAATCATGTTAAATCAGacaaacagtttttgtttttttaaatatgtagtaATTCAGccgtacaaaaataaataaataaaaaataaggccATCATATACAAAAGGAATTTGAATACAAGCTGGTTTTATCAATAGTTCCTAACCATCTTTTGTgaattttcctttttgaaaaaaataatttcaaattaaTTTCTTTCCTAAATCCTAAATATCTTCAGTTTTGgaaacaaatgtgtacatttctagGTCAAACATCCCGCCTTTTGTGCCTGCCCGCATCGTGCTTGAAGGCCTCGGGTCCGACGACACTTGCAAAGACAAGAAGCCTTTGAAGAATGACATTTTGAACCGAAAGGTCAACTTCAGCATTATCATTTTCCCACCCTCTGACCACAAGATCAAATGTTTCAACATCTAACAATGTCTCACTTTGCTCTCTGTAGGCTGTGACGACAGCTCGAAAGATCACAATGAAAGATGAGCATGCTGACCTACTCAGGCTGTGCCACACAGTTCCCATGGAGGTGGTCCATTTAGGTGGGGGCGTCAATGACGTCACTGTCAGATTGACGTTCATTCCCAGGTTGAAACAACAAAGGTTGTTTTTCTTAACGTGGCAGGCGGGAAAGGCTACGATCCAGAGAAGGCCGACTACTCTGAATTTGAGGCCTGGCTGCAGTGTTACTACGTGGACGGAATGAAATCGATACGTGACCACAATGGAAGGACGATTTGGTTCAAAGTAGGTGAATGCCGTTCCTATTTTGTGTGATTTGTAGTGTTACTGATACTAAACACATATTGTAATTCCAGGGTGATCCAGGCCCTATGGCTCCGAAAGGTAAATAAATatctgactaaaaaaaaacatggcgagCAGAGAAAAGGAtccatgtgttttgttttgtttttccataccGTCATCCTCCAGATTCTAAATCACCAAAGGCCAAAAAGAGAACGAAAAAAGATGAGGAACATGATTAcaccagcaagaaaaaggtaTAAACCATCATGTTGGCGATTACAAATTACAAGTAACACCTGTGTTTTTACATCATAGGGGGGCGGGACACAATCTGAAAGTGCAGGGATGAAAAAGGAAATCAaagtggcaaaaacaaaaaagaacgagCAAGCCACACCCCCAAGAACTGCAAAATCCTTGAAAGTGAACACGCCACCACGTGAGGACAAATCACCTGCGAGGAGGCGGAAGACGACCAAGCTAGCAGAAGGTTTGTGATTCGAAAATAAAGTCTCCAAAGAAGAAATATTTAAATGCTGTGATGTGAActcatcattttgtttttttaattttttttattttttttgcaggttcTCGGAGGCGTAGCGGTAGACTAACAAGACAAACTGTCAAGTAAAAACTAAAGGGAAACCGTCACTGGATTTTCAGATACTGTTTTTAatcttttgtatattttttttaataaaataaatacaaaaacatccaGAAACAATATCCCTAGATTCAAAATTACATCATTTATGCACACATTTCATTCTGTTGCCCATCATTATTAAATGTTCACTATTTTTTGAGGTAGCCAAATTAAACCACGTATCAAACGTGAGGCTAATTTGCATAAGCAACCAAACTGACTTGGTGTTGACTCATTGCATGATACATCATTGAAATATTTTCGAAAACAGAGTACAATGCAAAATGACAGAAT from Festucalex cinctus isolate MCC-2025b chromosome 3, RoL_Fcin_1.0, whole genome shotgun sequence harbors:
- the neil1 gene encoding endonuclease 8-like 1 isoform X2 codes for the protein MPEGPELHLASLFVNKMCEGVLFSGPVRKSEVSKNPDVAFACDAYRISAASRGKEVKLTLTPIKSDDTKAKEAQQPMDIVFRFGMSGFFRFTAEDELPKHAHLCFYSKEKPSRVLSYVDARRFGSWQPHGTWQPDRGPCIMFEENVVSHLSDRTFDRPICEVLLNQKYFNGIGNYLRAEILYRSNIPPFVPARIVLEGLGSDDTCKDKKPLKNDILNRKAVTTARKITMKDEHADLLRLCHTVPMEVVHLGGKGYDPEKADYSEFEAWLQCYYVDGMKSIRDHNGRTIWFKGDPGPMAPKDSKSPKAKKRTKKDEEHDYTSKKKGGGTQSESAGMKKEIKVAKTKKNEQATPPRTAKSLKVNTPPREDKSPARRRKTTKLAEGSRRRSGRLTRQTVK
- the neil1 gene encoding endonuclease 8-like 1 isoform X1 produces the protein MPEGPELHLASLFVNKMCEGVLFSGPVRKSEVSKNPDVAFACDAYRISAASRGKEVKLTLTPIKSDDTKAKEAQQPMDIVFRFGMSGFFRFTAEDELPKHAHLCFYSKEKPSRVLSYVDARRFGSWQPHGTWQPDRGPCIMFEYESFRENVVSHLSDRTFDRPICEVLLNQKYFNGIGNYLRAEILYRSNIPPFVPARIVLEGLGSDDTCKDKKPLKNDILNRKAVTTARKITMKDEHADLLRLCHTVPMEVVHLGGKGYDPEKADYSEFEAWLQCYYVDGMKSIRDHNGRTIWFKGDPGPMAPKDSKSPKAKKRTKKDEEHDYTSKKKGGGTQSESAGMKKEIKVAKTKKNEQATPPRTAKSLKVNTPPREDKSPARRRKTTKLAEGSRRRSGRLTRQTVK
- the neil1 gene encoding endonuclease 8-like 1 isoform X4 is translated as MPEGPELHLASLFVNKMCEGVLFSGPVRKSEVSKNPDVAFACDAYRISAASRGKEVKLTLTPIKSDDTKAKEAQQPMDIVFRFGMSGFFRFTAEDELPKHAHLCFYSKEKPSRVLSYVDARRFGSWQPHGTWQPDRGPCIMFEYESFRSNIPPFVPARIVLEGLGSDDTCKDKKPLKNDILNRKAVTTARKITMKDEHADLLRLCHTVPMEVVHLGGKGYDPEKADYSEFEAWLQCYYVDGMKSIRDHNGRTIWFKGDPGPMAPKDSKSPKAKKRTKKDEEHDYTSKKKGGGTQSESAGMKKEIKVAKTKKNEQATPPRTAKSLKVNTPPREDKSPARRRKTTKLAEGSRRRSGRLTRQTVK
- the neil1 gene encoding endonuclease 8-like 1 isoform X3, with the translated sequence MPEGPELHLASLFVNKMCEGVLFSGPVRKSEVSKNPDVAFACDAYRISAASRGKEVKLTLTPIKSDDTKAKEAQQPMDIVFRFGMSGFFRFTAEDELPKHAHLCFYSKEKPSRVLSYVDARRFGSWQPHGTWQPDRGPCIMFEYESFRPICEVLLNQKYFNGIGNYLRAEILYRSNIPPFVPARIVLEGLGSDDTCKDKKPLKNDILNRKAVTTARKITMKDEHADLLRLCHTVPMEVVHLGGKGYDPEKADYSEFEAWLQCYYVDGMKSIRDHNGRTIWFKGDPGPMAPKDSKSPKAKKRTKKDEEHDYTSKKKGGGTQSESAGMKKEIKVAKTKKNEQATPPRTAKSLKVNTPPREDKSPARRRKTTKLAEGSRRRSGRLTRQTVK